One Streptomyces sp. NBC_00223 genomic window carries:
- a CDS encoding ArsR/SmtB family transcription factor, producing MGHGRSTGTGGVRERLDAVGATAVATTLQALATPSRLLILAHLHQGPCAATELADAVGMERTACSHQLRLLRNLGLVAAERQGRSMVYSLYDNHVADLLDQALGHVEHLRLGAVETAGDHALTDTPR from the coding sequence ATGGGTCATGGAAGAAGCACCGGCACCGGCGGCGTCCGCGAGCGACTGGACGCGGTCGGCGCCACCGCGGTGGCCACCACCCTTCAGGCGCTGGCCACCCCGTCCCGGCTGCTGATCCTCGCCCATCTGCACCAGGGCCCCTGCGCGGCGACCGAACTGGCCGACGCCGTCGGCATGGAGCGCACCGCCTGCTCCCACCAGCTGCGGCTGCTGCGCAACCTCGGCCTGGTCGCCGCCGAGCGCCAGGGCCGCTCGATGGTCTACTCGCTCTACGACAACCACGTCGCCGACCTGCTCGACCAGGCCCTCGGCCACGTCGAGCACCTGCGGCTGGGCGCGGTCGAGACCGCCGGCGACCACGCCCTCACGGACACCCCGCGCTGA